TCGAAGGCGACAAGACGCTGATCGAGCCGCCAGAATTGGGGTGGCGGGCGGCGGAAAATTGGTGAAGGAAACCAGAGAACGTGAAGTACGCAGCGGTAGGACCTATCGCGATCCATCTGCCGGAACGAGTGGAGACGAACGCCCAACTCAAAGCGGCTTATCCCAATTGGGATATGGACACGATCTTTGAGAAGACCGGCATCGCGGCCCGGCACATCGCTGCGCCGGACGAATGCGCGTCCGACCTCGCGGTGAAAGCTTGCCAAAAACTGTTCGCCGAAAACGACATCGACCCCAAGAGCATCGACTTCGTCCTCCTCTGCACGCAGACACCAGACTATCCCCTGCCGACGACCGCTTGCCTGGTGCAAGATCGCCTGGGCCTGAGGACGAACATCGGGGCGCTCGACTTCAATCTGGGCTGCTCCGGATTTGTGTATGGCCTGTCGCTAGCCGATGGGTTGATTCGGGGCGGCTCGATCAAACGCGTGCTGCTCATCACGGCCGAGACTTACAGCAAGTACATCCACGAAGGAGACCGCAGCTTGCGGACGATCTTCGGCGATGCTGCTGCGGCGACTCTCGTCGAAGCAGCGAGCGAGCCCTCGCTGACCGCGTTTCAGTTCGGCACCGATGGCACTGGTGCCGATACGCTGCTGGTCACGCGCGGCGGTAATCGCCCAGCGTCCGACTGCATCAAGCCGCGCCATCGTCAGCGTTGGGAGAGCGCCCTCTACATGGACGGCCCCAGCCTGATCAATTTCACCGTCAGCGCGGTGCCGCAACTGGTCGACGACATTCTGCAAGCGGCCAATCTGAAAGAACCGGCCATCGATCTGTATCTGTTTCACCAGGCCACTCGCAAAATGCTCGATCAGCTGCGCGAGCGATTGAACATTCCTGCAGAGCGAATGCCAATGGCCATGGAGCAGTGCGGCAACACCGTTTCGTCCACGCTGCCAATTCTGATCGACTCGCTTCGCCGCAGCGGCAAGCTCAATCGCCAAATGCGCAACATGCTGATCGGCTTCGGCGTCGGCTGGTCCTGGGCCGGCTGCGTATGGCAAGACCGCTGGCGGAAAGACGCGACGTAGTGATTTCGTTGCGGGCTTCCAGCAAGGCAGATTGATTCCCGGCGTGCGGCACCTTACCTTGTGTCGAACTACCAAGATGCCATCCCGCCTGCGGAGTTTCCCTGAATGCCCGCCCCGAACGATCAGCCCATTACCCTCGCCCTGATGCGGCAGGTTTTTTATTCCGCCGTGGTTTGCGACGCGCTCGATGCCATGGGCTATCCCCACCAGTCGCCGCGCGTGCAGTTGAAACCGCTCACAACCACCGGTGTGCTCATTGGCCGTTGCAAGACAACCCTTTGGGCCGATA
Above is a window of Anatilimnocola aggregata DNA encoding:
- a CDS encoding ketoacyl-ACP synthase III, translating into MKYAAVGPIAIHLPERVETNAQLKAAYPNWDMDTIFEKTGIAARHIAAPDECASDLAVKACQKLFAENDIDPKSIDFVLLCTQTPDYPLPTTACLVQDRLGLRTNIGALDFNLGCSGFVYGLSLADGLIRGGSIKRVLLITAETYSKYIHEGDRSLRTIFGDAAAATLVEAASEPSLTAFQFGTDGTGADTLLVTRGGNRPASDCIKPRHRQRWESALYMDGPSLINFTVSAVPQLVDDILQAANLKEPAIDLYLFHQATRKMLDQLRERLNIPAERMPMAMEQCGNTVSSTLPILIDSLRRSGKLNRQMRNMLIGFGVGWSWAGCVWQDRWRKDAT